The Aphelocoma coerulescens isolate FSJ_1873_10779 chromosome 14, UR_Acoe_1.0, whole genome shotgun sequence genome has a window encoding:
- the LOC138118979 gene encoding hemoglobin subunit alpha-A, producing the protein MVLSPNDKSNVKAVFGKIGGQAEEYGAETLERMFTTYPQTKTYFPHFDLGKGSAQVKAHGKKVAAALVEAANHVDDIAGALSKLSDLHAQKLRVDPVNFKLLGQCFLVVVACHNPSLLTPEVHASLDKFLCAVGTVLTAKYR; encoded by the exons ATGGTGCTGTCCCCCAACGACAAGAGCAACGTCAAGGCCGTCTTCGGCAAAATCGGCGGCCAAGCCGAGGAGTATGGCGCCGAGACCCTGGAGAG GATGTTCACCACCTACCCCCAGACCAAGACCTACTTCCCCCACTTTGACCTAGGAAAGGGATCTGCTCAGGTCAAGGCTCACGGCAAGAAGGTGGCGGCTGCACTGGTCGAAGCTGCCAACCACGTCGATGACATTGCTGGTGCCCTCTCCAAGCTCAGCGACCTCCATGCCCAAAAACTCCGCGTGGACCCTGTCAACTTCAAA CTGCTGGGCCAGTGCTTCCTGGTGGTGGTGGCCTGCCACAACCCCTCTCTCCTGACCCCAGAGGTCCACGCTTCCCTGGACAAGTTCCTGTGTGCCGTGGGCACTGTGCTGACTGCCAAGTACCGTTAA
- the LOC138118980 gene encoding hemoglobin subunit alpha-D: MLTAEDKKLIQQVWGKLGGAEEEIGAETLWRMFHSYPPTKTYFPHFDLSQGSDQIRGHGKKVVAALGTAIKNLDNLSQALSELSNLHAYNLRVDPVNFKFLAQCLQVVLAVRLGKEYSPEVHSAVDKFMSAVAAVLAEKYR; the protein is encoded by the exons ATGCTGACCGCCGAGGACAAGAAGCTGATCCAGCAGGTCTGGGGAAAGTTGGGCGGCGCCGAGGAGGAGATCGGAGCCGAGACCCTGTGGAG GATGTTCCATTCCTACCCCCCGACCAAGACCTACTTCCCCCACTTCGACCTGTCACAAGGCTCTGATCAGATCCGTGGCCATGGCAAGAAAGTggtggctgccctgggcactgccatcAAGAACCTGGACAACCTCAGCCAGGCTCTGTCTGAGCTCAGCAACCTGCACGCCTACAACCTGCGTGTGGACCCCGTCAACTTCAAG TTCCTGGCTCAGTGCCTGCAGGTGGTGCTGGCCGTGCGCCTGGGTAAGGAGTACAGCCCCGAGGTGCACTCTGCCGTCGACAAGTTCATGTCGGCCGTGGCCGCCGTGCTGGCTGAGAAGTACAGATGA
- the LOC138118791 gene encoding hemoglobin subunit pi, whose product MTLTQAEKAAVVTIWAKVATQADAIGAESLERLFFSYPQTKTYFPHFDLSQGSAQLRGHGSKVMHAVGEAVKHVDDIQGALAKLSELHAYILRVDPVNFKLLSHCILCSLAARYPSDFTPEVHAAWDKFLSSVSSVLTEKYR is encoded by the exons ATGACTCTGACCCAAGCCGAGAAAGCCGCCGTGGTCACCATCTGGGCCAAGGTGGCCACCCAAGCTGATGCCATTGGGGCAGAATCACTGGAGAG GCTTTTCTTCAGCTACCCCCAGACAAAAACCTACTTCCCTCACTTTGATCTGAGCCAAGGCTCAGCTCAGCTCCGTGGCCACGGCTCCAAGGTCATGCATGCCGTCGGGGAAGCTGTGAAACATGTTGATGACATTCAAGGGGCTTTGGCCAAGCTCAGTGAGCTGCATGCTTACATCCTCAGGGTGGACCCCGTGAACTTCAAG CTGCTTTCCCACTGTATCCTGTGCTCTCTGGCTGCCCGCTATCCCAGTGACTTCACCCCAGAAGTTCATGCTGCGTGGGACAAGTTCCTGTCCAGTGTTTCCTCTGTTCTAACTGAGAAGTACAGATAA